GACAACAAAATAATTTGTAAATTTAGGGTGATGGTCATACCTTAAAATTAGACGTATGATGTATAGGATGTTGAAGGATgcactcaattcaagcttaacttAAAATACCATTGTTTTAAGATATCTAATTGCAGATTGCAGAAATGAGAAAACCTGAAGTGacttggattttcttatcttagcACTACTTTACAGTACTGTCCTTGTCAATTAAgagatttaataataataataataataataacaacaacaaccattGGTCAACGTCTCAAATTGTGTATAACGAACTTCAAAGACCATTTCCAAAGAAACTGGAGAAAAAAGCTAGCAGACAAGCTAAAGGTTATCTTACCGATTCCAGTGCATAAACAGGAACCATTAAGATTAATCCAATCAAGAACTTCTGCTCCTGTGATAAAAATAATTTGGTCAGATCAGTTTTCCGAGACAATGAAACTAGGCAATGCTACAAAGACCAAGTATCTGTACAAAATAACAACACAAGCATGTACGCGATCAAGCACCACAAACTTATTACTGAAATGAACAGATCAGCACACCATAGGATCAATGATGTTCGCGAGTAAAAAAACTCCGAGAAGATTGAACAGGTATAAGCAAAAACCTCAGGCTGATGGTATGCAGCTAGATGCTCGACGATTAGATACATAGACAGGACTATAGCCACCAGTACGGAAAAACCAGCACTGTACAAAGCCCAGCTATAAAGTGGAGATGATCCTGAAACTAGGTTCAGCGACCACATTTTTTCAGAATTTCTTGACGATTCGACCAAAGTGATGGAAAATAGTAATGGAACCAAAATTCCCCTCCATCCCATTCCACTTTTTAACACACTGCTTCTCAGGATCTCCAGGAAATATGGCCTACAATCAGGATGATTCGAAACTCAACCAGATGCTTCCATGTCACCTCAGAGAGAATTAATCACTTTAGCTTCTTTTCTGGAAGAACTTTCCAATACTTTAATAAAGCAGGTTGCCTGAGTCTCTCAATAAGTTATCTCCACCAGAACCATGAATTAGAAAGCTGGCATCAGAAGGATCCTGCATAATACTTCATACCCATAAAAACACTGATGCCGAATGGGGACGATCAAATTCTCAATGTCCTGCCTTCAGGAACCCTGCCACAAACATTTGGAATGTAAGAAGAAAACTCTTATGCCTGACTACTACGATATTCATTATAAAATGATACgggggaaagaaaagaaaagaaatagaaaaaagaagaacaTCCTCCATTGTATGTGAATATTTTAAGCATGACGTGTACTCTAGAGAGAGAGGGGAAATTGTTCCtccttttttcaatttttcgtCTTGCTAGATATTGTAACAGACTTTTAGATTCCTAAAAATCCTCTTACCTCGTAGAGACATGATAAATAGAAAGTAATAACCCATGATCCACTGTTTAAATTCAGTATTTAAGCAGATAATGGAGATGCATACCGAGTTTTCCTACTGTAACAAATTACCAGTATTAACCACATATTGGCACAtcaataaaaaagtaaaaagcaAATATTTTGAGCATGGCATGTTCTAAAAATGACACTACTTGTgctctttctttatttctgctttgGAAGGATCATTACCAGACTCTTGGATTTCAGAAAATCCTTTTATctcataaagacataacaaagAAAATGGACTAACCCTAGATCCCTTGTTTGAGGTTAGTATTTAAGCAGATACTAGAGATGTCTGCAGAGATCATTTTCCTAAATGTACCAACTGGCATTGTTAAACCAGAGGCAGATCTAGGATTTCTAGTACATGGGTGCTGTGTTGATCCCTATTCCTCTTGGTAAATAATTCAACCTTCAACCAAGTGTGCCATTCGGCATTCTTGGAGGATGTGTGCCAAGAGTTAATATTAtaccaattttaaaaaatatgtacataaaatatctaattttgcgGAAAGACAATGGGTTCACGTGCCCCACAATGTCCCCTATAAATTCGCCCGTTGTGTTAAACCTGATATTCACACAGCAATAAGCAAAGTGAAACGAGCACTTAAGAACTATCAATACTCCAATGGTTCACCTATCTTGACAAAAAATAGATTATCTGTCCACGCATAGACATCTCTCCTAAGTTCCCCGAagagcaaaagagaaagaaatgaaagatgtCTATGGTATAAACTCAAGGTAAACTAGATGTCACTATGCTTCGGAGAGCAGCATGTCAATTTTCTCTCTTTAATTTTGAGCTCCTTAAGTTGCATTGACAtagttgttcttctttcctttccTGTAGAGGTTTTCCTTGATAGTACAATGATACTACTTGATCAAACTTCCTGTCATctaaattatgaaaattaaattTGAGTCATCCATGATCTGTAAAATTCAAATCCAGCTAGATGTATACTACAGCACTTCCCATATTATAGACTTCATAAAAGTATAATGCCCAGTATCAAGCAGAAACTAGAGTACCTAAATGCTTTCCGACACAGAATCCGACCCATTATGAATGGTCAGAAAATGAAATTGATAAAACCCTCTTGTGCTCTGAAACAGGTCTGGCACTGAAAATTTACAGGGAAaacaaaattttcatattttgctTTATTGTAGCCAAGCAAGTTATTCCACCCAGCCAACAAAGTTTTAGCATGGATTGGAGAACATATCGAGTCATAACAGACAAATAGCTATGTGTTTAGTTCCCTTTAAAGCAGTTCAAGGGCTCAGTATACACTTAACTATGTGTCAACATAGTCCAAAATATCCCAAATCACCAAAAGAGCCATATAACCCCCACCCCCTAAAAACAAAGGAACAAATTTGTTTTCTGCAAAGCAGCAATGGATTAAAAAGCAAACGTTTGCAGATATAAACTCTTAAACCTACCACCTCTTTTGATTTgtctcaaataattttttttttttaaaagtaccaCCTCAACGCAACAATGTATATATTTTCTACTAAGGACTAAGGAGCAACATATTAATTCACAAATCAGCATACATGTTAATTCCACCTCTTTTGATTTAtataacataaactaaaatttacagGGAAAAAGAAACCACCTCAAAACACCAATTAATTTTCTAACAAGCAGCATAGATTAAAAACAGAATATCATACAAATAAATTACTAAATCCATCACCTGCTTTGAGCTTTCTCGCAATAATTATCCAAAAGATAACCGAATAAAAGCaaataagttaatttttttttttaaaagttcgtCTACAAACTGTAAAGAGAAATAATTTATGCACAatacaaaaaaagagaaaaaaaaaggagaggggAAAGTTACCGAACCCTAAAAAGTGAACAAAGACTGGTGTAAAAGGGAGGCTAGAACTTGATGCTTTAACCGATCATATGGTGCTTGAAAGTTTCCAGAACAATGCTGTAAAAGGAACAAATTTATGTAACAACTTTTCCTACGATATTCAGGATTGAATGGCAGGTGTTTGTGAAAAAGGAGGTTACGTATTGCAAATTGTAAATAGATTTTGGTCATGTGTTAGGAATGCTTCATTTTTAGCTTTTGCTTCGGCAGTTGGAGAAAAACGAAATTCGAGAATAGACTATGAAACCGATGAGATTAAAGTGACAATTCATCTGCAAATCATGGTATCACGGCAAGTACCTGACCGTTGATTTACGGGTCCGCTTGTTTTTTAATTTATCCGACGGTTGATGTTGATCAAGGTTTGTAGTTTTAGCTTCACAGCGGAAATACTTTCGTTTTTATGGGGAAAGTGATTGTAGCATTCCACGTAAGCATGACTACGTGGCAATTAGGTAGTTTTAAGGTTACACGTCATGCTTAGACTGTGGGATTGAAAGAACTATCACTTGACTAGTTGTTTGATTGCTTAATTATGAAGGAGGAATACGACACTTTAAATTTGGAACAACCAATTGAATAAACAAACAGTACAGATACTTTAggctttaattttcttttaatacgATAGGATTATGGGGCTGACTCCATAGATGATAGATAGGAGAGTAGGAGAGGAGCTATGCGAATCAAACAATCTTATACTTTTCGTAGATGTAATGTATATACTATATAGGTGTGTTTCACTCACATTTTTTTATCTATACGTGCATAACATTCTTAAATATTactttaataaatatatattatgtatattttttttaaaattatattgggattaaagaagaaatttagtcaataattttattttattttatttactagcATCAATAATGCCTTCCAAAAAGGAATTTAGTAAAAGCTAGAGAAGCATCATAAAGCACAAAATTTTATTTTGGAGACCAGATTTTTTTTTGAGAGAGATAGAAGAAGAGATAGAGAGGGGGTGGGAAATGAAGAGGACGATacaaggagagagagagagagagagagaatagaTGGGAGAACAGGGTTTAGGGGATGGGGCTCTAAATTGgcctttttaaaattaaaatattagatAACTTGGGGCTATTTCTTGCCATTAGTTGTATGGAATTGTATCTACATGCCAAATTCTCTTTACTTTTTTAGTTTAGtgaaaagattgaattggaaTTTAAGAATATTGGATATGTGATGCCTTGTTCTTTTGTAATGAAATTATATTGATTCGAAATAAATATTTCATGAAGCGATTTATGTATTGACTTCAGTTACTATTTTAAAAGGGTTTTTTGGGATTCGCTCAGGGTTGGGCACTATCAAAATGTACTGAGATTCGTGTGGGCTTGGTTCTGTGAGGCTTACATATCAAGTGCTTGACTGTGTGTCCTAAACACGTCTAATGCCCAATGCTCGGGGTCTAGGCTCGCCCAATAATTATTGCTCAAATCATGTGTTAAATTTCCTAATTAGAAACATTAACCCTCAAAATTTTTTAACAAATAAATGattaaagttatatatatatatatatatatatatatatatatatatatataggaataCGAAGACCGAGAATATAAGGAGTTATAATATTGCATATTTACTAAATCAGAACAACTCCAAGGTAAATCTCAAATACCCTTCTCAAATACCCTCTTCTCATTCTCTCCGTTCTCCTCTTCCGCTTCCGGCTTCTTTCTAGTGAGATATTGTACTTTTCGCTATTGCCAATCTGCCTTTCCTCTCAGCTTTTGTTTTCAATTGTAGTTTTCTCTGCTTAGTATTTCTATGTTTTTCCttgtaatttttatttgtttGCTTGTTATCGGCTTTTcgttttccttttgggaattctCTGTTTTTCTGGTGATGTTTTAATTTTTAGAGCTTCAATCATCTTTTCTGTTTGTTCCGAATAATCTTTAATTAACACCTTCGTTTCATTTTTCGTCTGTTCTTTCAGACATTCTCAACAATTGTATAATTTGTGACGGAGATGACAGCCGATGGCTGctgaaaaaggagaaaaacacAGTCATGTATAAGCCGGGTATACGTTAGTTTCCTATTCTTTTGGTggcatatattttttattttatctttttagaCATTTTAGTTGTTGGATTTCTACATGCATGTCTATAGTTTAGCTGCATTTTGTCATTCATAGTAGGTATTGATCCTTATTGCATTAGCTAGTGAACATTCTTTATTTCCTTATTGCATCAGCTATTGAACATTTTTTACCTGGGTACATTGGCCTCTTAACTTTTGTAGTATGCAGGTCATTCAGTCCTCATAGATAAGTGGTAGTAGTAGCTTTTTCATAGATGAGTAGTATTTAGTAGATCTCTATTGTACTGGTGGTATCTTGACTTCTTTAATACTAACAATATTAGACATATCGGAATATGGGAGAAACGAATATGGATGAATGTGTATGACAAAATTGAGATCTTTATAGTTacttatattttgtattttaaagaATTACATTGACTGAATAAGAAGGGAAAATATATTTCTCTGACAATCAAAAACTTATTCATTATGTCAAAAAAACAGCATCATAATCTACAAAACAGACATGACACTGGCTTCAATTTCTAGGGTACAAGTGCACATGAGCTGTTTCTCCTCGAATTTACTTGAGCAATCTGCCATGGTATCACGATTCCTTTCCTTCCCTCGTTCTATTCTTGATGAAATGTTCTCGTACCTAGTGACATGTCGATTTGCAGTGGCATGTTAAATTGGAAAGATTAATTTTCTAAGCTTTCAGGCATTTACATTGAGGTGATGACCATTGACCTttagattttgatgaatttggtttGCAATATTTTTAGTAGAGTTTTCAGCATAGTTAGTGAATAAATCTTATTGTGATTAAAAGTGAGCTGGTCAAGTTGTCTAAATCTTATTGTGATTAGTGAATAAATCTTATTGTGATTAGTGAATAAATTTCAAAAGCTGTAAAAGATGAATTACAATTTCCCAGAAAGAAACTTTGAAAGATTGCAATTGGCAATTGAACTAAAATTGTACATGAACCATAGTACTCAAAGATTTCTTTCAAGAACCTCTTGGAGCATGAATGGTTAAATTCATACGATGGAGGTGGGTGAAAACATGGATGAGGAAAACGTGAGGGTTATATCCACTATTTCATTGTGTCCATATATACTTGGTCTTTCCTTTATGTTAAAAGTCGAGGCATGCAATATTTTGGGTGGGAATAGCTTTCAGCCTTGTGGAAATTCATGTTTTTCTTTGGAGTTGAGTGTGAGGCTATCTGTTATCCTCAAATTTTCCTGGGAgtgattatctttttttttttttttttttttttttattttcgcaTTCGTTAGATATGACCCTTTCTCGATGGTGTGCACTTTGGTGTGTGTAGGATCAAATGTTTTTGGGGAAGTTTCAAAGCTCTTTGCATATGTTGGATTAATTTGCATTTCAAGTCTGATATCTCCTTATAGAAAGGATGCATGTCATATAAAAATTCTATCGAAGCAAATTTTGTGTATTTTcgctcaaagaaaaaaaaaagattttttagaTTATTTAACTATTCCTGGTGTTTCATGAATATGCCACTAGAAAGATTAAAATGAAGAGATCTAA
The nucleotide sequence above comes from Nicotiana tabacum cultivar K326 chromosome 12, ASM71507v2, whole genome shotgun sequence. Encoded proteins:
- the LOC107766756 gene encoding uncharacterized protein LOC107766756 — translated: MGAVLIPIPLEQLQGKSQIPFSNTLFSFSPFSSSASGFFLVRYYILNNCIICDGDDSRWLLKKEKNTVMYKPDIGSRQVYGAFLLGSGRFYVESRCHSSFSSQILM